The Actinotalea sp. JY-7876 sequence CGGACCGGCGGTGCTCGCCGTGGCGGCCCGCGTGGGGACGACGCGACTGATCGACAACGTGGTGCTGCACCTCGAGGAGGGGCGATGACCGACACGACCGGCACGGGCTCGACCAGGACCTGGCTCCGCACGATGATGACCGGCAAGATCCACCGCGCGACAGTCACGGACGCGGATCTCGACTACGTCGGCTCCGTGACCGTGGACGCGTCCCTGCTCGAGGCGGCGGACATCCTCCCCGGGCAGCAGGTCGACGTCGTGGACGTCACCAACGGCGCGCGCCTGACCACCTACGCGATCGCGGGGGAGCCGGGCTCGGGCGTCGTCTGCCTCAACGGTGCGGCGGCGCACCTGATCCACCCCGGCGACGTCGTCATCCTCATCGCCTACGCGCAGATGCCGGACGACGAGGCGCGCACGTACTCGCCCCGCGTCGTGCACGTCGACGAGCGCAACCGCATCGCGGACCTCGGCAGCGACCCCGGTGCCGCCCCGGCGCGCCTGCGCACCGCGGCGATCGCGTGGGCCGCGAGCCGGTGAGGCTCGGGACCCGGCTGGCCGCTCCCGAGCCGGGCTGGACCGCGCAGGCCGACGTCGTGGTCGTGGGTTCCGGCATCGCGGGCCTGACGGCGGCGCTGCGCCTGCGCACGCGCGTGCCGCGGGTGCTGCTCGTGACCAAGGGCGCGCTCGCCTCGGGCTCGACCGTCTGGGCCCAGGGTGGCATCGCCGCGGCGCTCGACCCCGGCGACTCGCCCGCGGCGCACCTGACCGACACGCTCACGGCCGGCGCCGGCCTGTGCGACCGGTCGGCCGTCGAGGTCCTGGTCACGCAGGGCCCCGCCCGCGTGCGCGAGCTCGCCGCGCTCGGGACGCGGTTCGACGTCGAGCACGACGGCACCATCGCCCTGACGCGCGAGGGCGGGCACGGCGCCGACCGGATCGCGCACGCCGGCGGGGACGCGACGGGAGCGGAGATCTCCCGGGCCCTCGTGGCGCAGCTCGACGCGGTGCGCAGCGATCCGGGCATCGAGGTGATCGAGCACGCGCTGGTCCTGGACCTGCTCACCGCCGCGCCCGACGCCGACGGTCGGCCCGGCCCGGTGTGCGGCGCGACCCTGCACGTCATCGGCGAGGGCACCCGCGACGGCGTCGGCGCCGTCCTGGGCCGCGCCGTCGTGCTGGCCACCGGCGGCATCGGCCAGGTCTTCCAGTCCTCGACCAACCCGGTCCAGGCGACGGGCGACGGTCTCGCGGCGGCGCTGCGCGCGGGCGCGGCCGTCGCCGACGTCGAGTTCGTGCAGTTCCACCCGACCGTGCTGTGGCTGGGCTCGGGCGTCAAGGGCCAGCTCCCGCTGGTCTCCGAGGCGGTGCGCGGCGAGGGGGCGATGCTGCTGGACACCGACGGCGTCCGCTTCATGCCGGACGTCCACCCGCTCGCCGAGCTGGCGCCGCGCGACGTGGTCGCCCACGCGATCGTCCGGCGCATGGCCGAGACGGGCTCGGACCACGTGCTCCTCGACGCGCGCCACCTCGGCGCCGACTTCCTGCGCGGGCGCTTCCCGACGATCCACGACCGCCTGCTCGCCGAGGGCATCGACCTCACCACGGGGCTCGTGCCGGTCGCGCCCGCCCAGCACTACCACTCTGGTGGGGTGGTGACGGACCTGCAGGGGCGGGCCGACGTCGACGGGCTCTACGCCGCGGGCGAGGTGGCGTGCACCGGCGTGCACGGCGCCAACCGGCTGGCCTCGAACTCCCTGCTGGAGGGCCTCGTCTTCGCGCACCGGGCCGCCGAGCAGATCGCGGCGCGCGTCGGCGCCGGCGACCTGCCGCAGCGCGAGCCCGTCGAGCGCCCGGGTGACCCCTCCCTCGTCGCGGGGGCGGCGCGCAGCCGGATCCAGCGCATCGCGCAGCGCGGCCCCGGCGTCATCCGCACGGGGGAGGGGCTGGCCGCGGCCGTCGCGGCGCTCGCGGCCGTGCCGACCCACGCCGACGTGACGCCGGGCGTCGTCGCGGCGCCGCAGACGGCCGAGTGGGAGACGACGAACCTGCACACGGTCGCGTCCGTGCTGACGCTCGCCGCGCTCGAGCGCACGGAGAGCCGCGGCGGGCACTACCGGCAGGACCACCCGGACCAGGAGCCGGCGTGGCTGCGCCGCGTCGCCGTGCGGCTCGACCCGGACGGCTGCCTCGACGTGGCCGCGGGACCGCTCCTGGCCGACCCGGACGCGTCACCCGTGTTCGTCTAGCACCACCGGCGCCCGCGCCGCGGGCGTCGCTCCGCTCGTCGTGAGGGGGACCACGATGGACAGCAGCAGCACCAGCACGACCACCACCACGGACGCCGCTGCCGCTACCGCCACCACCGCGGCGCGCGCGGAGTTCGACCGCCAGGCGGCGACGCTGCTGGCCGCGGCCCGGGAGACGGCCGGCGCCGCGACGCACGAGCGCCTGCGCGAGCTGGTCGCCCGGCTGCGGCCGCTGGCGGCTGCGCAGCCGTGGGAGGGCGTCGACCCCGCGTCGGGCCGGGTCCCGTTCCTGCTCGTCGCCTCGCGCGAGCTGCTGCCGGTCGACGTCATGATGCGCCGGGCGACGCTCGCCGGGCGGAGCCGGCCCGGGTTCGTCGACCGTTCCTTCGAGCCGGGCTCGCTCCGGACGTTCGTGCCGCCGCCCGGGACCGTCGTGCCCGACGCGCAGGCCTACCTCCTGCTCGACGTCGAGCGCGGCGAGGAGTTCTGCGGCGTCGTGCCGAGCACCGCGATGGACGTGGTCGCGCAGCGCGGCCGGACGCTCCTGACCATCGAGGAGGGCGTGGGGTTGCTCACCCACCACCCCGGCGTGCTCGTGAAGAACCGGTGCTTCTCGCTCGGCGGCTCGCGCTGCGGCGACCGGCGCGTGCCGGCGCTGTGGATCAGCCAGGGAGCTCCCAAGCTGGGCTGGTGCTGGGAGGGCAACCCGCACACCTGGTTGGGCCTGGCGTCGGCGGGGAGCCGCGTCGCCGCCTGAGGTGGGCGGCGCGGCGTGCCGGGGACGCGCCCGGGCTCACTCGACGGGCCGACCCGCCGCCCGCCACGCGCCGGTGCCGCCGGCGACGTTGACCACGTCGTGGCCCTGCTGCCCGAGCCAGGCCGCGACCTGGCCGGAGCGCCCGCCCGACTCGCAGATGACGTAGACCTCGCCCTCGAGCGACGTCACCTCGCCCGCCCGCTCGACGAACTCGCTGAGCGGCACGTTCACGGCGCCGGGCACGTGACCGGACTCGAACTCGTGGACCTCGCGCACGTCGACGACCGTCGCCTCGGCGTCGTCGGCGAGGGCCTGCTGCAGGGTGGTGACGTCGATCTCGCGCACGGTGTCCTCCGGTCGGGTGCCTGGACCCGACGCTACCCGCCGCCCGGACGCTAGCGTGCTGCCGTGCCGCACCCTCCGACGCCCGGCCCCGCCGCCCCCACGCCGACCGTCCCCGGGCTCGCCGCCCTCGTGGGCGTCGCGCTCGACGAGGACCTCGGGCCCGCGCCCGGTCGAGACGTCACGACCCAGGCCACCGTGCCCGCGGACGCCCTGGGGACCGCCCACCTGGCGGCACGCGCCGACGGCGTCGTCGCCGGTCTGGCCGCGGTCGACGAGGTGCTGGGTCAGGTCGCGGAGCGCCTCGGCCTGCCGGTGCCGGACGCGCGGCTGCGCGTCGCCGACGGCGCCCGCGTGCGCGCCGGCGACGTCCTCGCGGACGTGACGGGTCCCGTGCAGGTGCTGCTGGTCGCCGAGCGCACGCTGCTCAACGTCGTCAGCCGCGCGTCCGGCGTCGCGACGCACACGCGCCGGTGGGCGGACGCCCTCGCGGGCACCGGCGCCACCGTGCTCGACACCCGCAAGACGACGCCCGGCCTCCGAGCGCTGGAGAAGCACGCCGTGCGCGCGGGCGGCGGCGCCAACAAGCGCATGGGCCTCTACGACGTCGCGATGGTCAAGGACAACCACGTCGTCGCCGCCGGGTCGATCGCCGCCGCGGTGGCGGCGGTCCGGGACCGCTTCGGCGACGTCGAGGTCCAGGTCGAGGCGGACACCCTCGCGCAGGCCATGGAGGCGCTCGACGCGGGTGCGCGCTTCCTGCTGCTCGACAACATGCCGACCCCCGTGCTGGCCGACGTCGTGGCGGCGGTCCGCGCGCGCGAGGCCGAGACCGGGTACGTCGCCCTGGAGGCGACCGGGAACCTCACGCTCGACCGCGCGGCCGAGGTGGCCGCGACGGGCGTCGACCACCTGTCGGTGGGCGGGCTCACGCACTCCTCGCCGATCCTCGACGTCGCGCTGGACCTCGTAGGATCGGTCGGTGACCTCCCCGGCTGACCCCACACCCGCGCCTGCGCCTGCGGCCGCCGAGCCCGTGCTCGACGACCTCCCCGAGCAGCTGAAGGTGCGCCGCGAGAAGCGCGAGCGGCTCATCGCCGAGGGGGGCGAGGCCTACCCCGTGGGCGTGCCCGTGACCGCCACGATCGCGCAGGTGCGCGCGGCGCACGGCGACCTGGCGGCCGGCGAGGAGACCGACGTCGAGGTCGGCGTGGCCGCGCGGGTGGTCTACCTGCGCACGACGGGCAAGCTGTGCTTCGCCACCCTGCAGGACGGCGAGGGCAACCGGCTCCAGGCGATGCTCAGCCAGGCCGTGGTCGGTGAGGAGTCGCTGGCGCGGTTCAAGTCCGACGTCGACCTCGGCGACCACCTGTTCGTCCACGGCCGTGTCATCAGCTCGCGCCGCGGCGAGCTGAGCGTGTTCGCCGACGACTGGCGCGTCGCGGCCAAGGCCCTGCGTCCGCTGCCGGTGCTCCACAAGGACCTGTCCGAGGAGGCGCGCGTGCGCCGCCGGTACGTGGACCTCATCGTCCGGCCGCAGGCGCGCGACATGGTGCGGATGCGCGCGGCCGTGCTCCGCTCGCTGCGGGACAACTTCCACCGCCGCGGGTACCTCGAGGTCGAGACGCCCATGCTGCAGGTCGTCCAGGGCGGCGCGAGCGCACGCCCCTTCACCACGCACATGAACGCGTTCGACCTCGACCTCGTGCTGCGGATCGCTCCGGAGCTGTTCCTCAAGCGCGCCGTCGTCGGCGGCGTGGAGCGCGTCTTCGAGATCAACCGCAGCTTCCGCAACGAGGGGGCCGACGCGACACACTCACCCGAGTTCGCGACCCTGGAGGCCTACGAGGCCTACGGCGACTACGACACGATGGCGGAGCTGACGCGCGACCTCGTCCAGACCGCGGCCCAGGACGCCCTCGGCACGACCACCGTGACGCTCGCGGACGGCACCGAGTACGACCTGGGCGGCGAGTGGACCGCGCTGAGCCTGTACGGCTCTCTCTCCCACGCCTTGGGCGAGGAGATTTCTCCGCAAACGCCGGATGTTGATCTTCTGCGACTTGTGGAACGTTTCGACCTGCAGATCGACCGCGCCCGGATGACGCACGGAAAGCTCGTCGAAGAGCTGTGGGAGCACCACGTCGGAGATCATCTTGTCGCCCCGACATTCGTCCGTGACTTCCCCGTCGACACGAGCCCGCTGACGCGCGACCATCGCACCGTCCCCGGCGTAGTGGAGAAGTGGGACCTGTACATCCGCGGGATCGAGACGGCGACGGCCTACTCCGAGCTCGTGGACCCCGTCATCCAGCGGCGCCGCTTCGAGGCGCAGGCCCGGCTGGCGGCCGCCGGCGACGACGAGGCGATGCGCCTCGACGAGGACTTCCTCGAGGCGATGGAGTTCGGGATGCCGCCCGCGGGTGGCATGGGGATGGGCATCGACCGCCTGCTCATGGCGCTCACCGGCCTGAACATCCGCGAGACGATCCTCTTCCCGTTGGTCAAGCCGCTCGCCTGAGCGCGGGTCCCGGGGTCACCGCCGCGTCGTAGCATGGGGGTGTGGATCCCGCACTCCAGGTCGTCGCCGCACTGGTCCCGTCGATCGGTGTCGGCGCGGTGTTCTGGTTCGCGATGCGGTCGATCATCCAGGCGGACCGCCGCGAGCGGCAGGCGATCGCACGCCTCGACGCGCAGGCCCGCGAGTCGGCCGGCGGGGATTCCCCCGAGCAATAACGCGCATAATTCCTCGTTGTCAATTTCGTCTTTCTGTGCACCGCGGAGGTACGCTCCTTGTCATCCGCGGAAACTCCGGCAGAAGGACATGGCGATGGCACAGAAGGTTCAGGTCGTCCTCGTCGACGACCTCGACGGCGGAACGGCTGAGGAGACGGTGTCCTTCGCCCTCGACGGTGTCTCCTACGAGATCGACCTGAGCGCGGCGAATGCGGCCGAGCTGCGCGAGTCCTTCGCACGCTGGGTCGGCCACGGCCGGCGCGTCGGCGGGCGTTCCCGCGGCGGCGCCCGGCGGGCGTCCGGCGGCTCGGGGCGCGCGGCGAGCGGCCAGAGCCAGGAGATCCGCGAGTGGGCCCGGGCCAACGGCTTCACGGTCAACGAGCGTGGACGCATCCCGGCCGAGGTCAAGGCGGCGTACGACGCCCGCTGAGGCGCCCGCACCCTGACACGCGAAAGGCCCGCCTGCACCAGCAGGCGGGCCTTTCGCGCTGTCCGCCCCCGACCGCGCCCGGCCCGGTTCTGGCACGGATCCGGGCGCCGGAGCACCCGGATCCGTGCCAAAACTGGCGTCGCCCGGCGGGGTGGGCGGGTCAGGGGCGGCGGGCCGTGAGCTCGCGGACGGCGGCGTACTGCTCGCGCACGTGCGGCGTCGCGGGGGCCGTGTGCACCTCGCTCGGGGCCCCGGCCCACGCCGGCGCCGGCACGCCGGTGCCGCCCTGCGCGGTGGCGAGGACCCAGGCCGCCTGGCGGGCGGCGCCGTCGGCCACGTACTCGCCCGGCTGCGGCACGGTGACGTCGAGCCCGAGCACGGCCGGGGCGATGCGGCGCACGGCCTCCGACTGCGCGCCGCCGCCGATGAGCTGGACGCGCTGGACCGGCACGCCCTGGGCGCGCAGCGCGTCGAGCCCGTCGGCGAGCGCGCACAGCATGCCCTCCACGGCGGCGCGCGCGAGGTGCGCCGGGGTGGTGTTGGCCAGCCGCATGCCGTGCAGCGCGCCGGTCGCGTCGGGACGGTTCGGCGTGCGCTCGCCCTCGAGGTAGGGCACGAGCACGAGGCCGTCGGCGCCCGCGGGCGCGGACAGCGCGAGCGCGCTGAGCCCGGCGTGGTCCACGCCGAGCATGCGCGCGGCGGCGTCGAGCACGCGCGAGGCGTTGAGGGTGCACGCGAGCGGCAGGAAGGCGCCGGTGGCGTCGGCGAAGCCGGTCACCAGGCCGGACGCGTCGGCCGTGGGCGCGCCCGAGATCGCGGAGACCACGCCGGACGTCCCGATCGAGATCGCGACGTCGCCCGGGCCCATCCCCAGGCCGAGGGCCGCCGCCGCGTTGTCGCCGGCGCCGGGGCCGAGCAGGAGCGGGGCACCGCCGCCCCGGGCGACCGTGGCCGCCACCTCGGCCGGACCGACGACGCGCGGCAGCACGGCGTCGTGGCCGAGCGCGAGCATCAGCAGGTCGCGCCGGTAGTCGTCGGTGATGGGCGACCAGTAGCCGGTCCCCGAGGCGTCGGAGCGGTCGGTCGTCAGCGCGTCGAGGCCGCCCGTGCCCGGGCCGTGGCCCGCCAGGCGCCAGGTCAGCCAGTCGTGGGGGAGCGCGACGGCGGCGACGCGGGCCGCGTTCTCGGGCTCGGCGTCGCGCAGCCAGCGCAGCTTGGTCACGGTGAACGACGCGACGGGCACGGACCCGATCGCCTCGGCCCACGCGCGCTCGCCGCCGTTCGAGGGCGTGTCCTCGGCGGGGGAGGCGCCCAGCTCGGCGATGAGGTCGAGGGCGGCCTGCGCCGACCGGGTGTCGTTCCACAGCAGCGCGTCGCGGACGACCTCGCCGTCCGCGTCGAGCGCGACCATGCCGTGCTGCTGCCCGCCGACGGACAGCGCGGCGACGTCGTCCAGGCCACCGGCCGCGGCCAGGGCGGTCTGCAGGGCGTCCCACCAGTGGCGGGGGTCGACCTCGGTGCCGTCGGGGTGGGAGGCGCGGCCCGTGCGCACGAGTGCGCCCGTCTCCGCGTCCCGGATGACGACCTTGCAGGACTGGGTGGACGAGTCCACCCCGGCGACGAGCGCCATCGCGTTCTCCTCGGGTTGGTGCGGCGGGGGTTCATGCGGCAGGCCCCGGAGACCTCGCGTGCGGGTCTCCGGGGCCTGCCGG is a genomic window containing:
- the panD gene encoding aspartate 1-decarboxylase, yielding MTDTTGTGSTRTWLRTMMTGKIHRATVTDADLDYVGSVTVDASLLEAADILPGQQVDVVDVTNGARLTTYAIAGEPGSGVVCLNGAAAHLIHPGDVVILIAYAQMPDDEARTYSPRVVHVDERNRIADLGSDPGAAPARLRTAAIAWAASR
- a CDS encoding L-aspartate oxidase — translated: MRLGTRLAAPEPGWTAQADVVVVGSGIAGLTAALRLRTRVPRVLLVTKGALASGSTVWAQGGIAAALDPGDSPAAHLTDTLTAGAGLCDRSAVEVLVTQGPARVRELAALGTRFDVEHDGTIALTREGGHGADRIAHAGGDATGAEISRALVAQLDAVRSDPGIEVIEHALVLDLLTAAPDADGRPGPVCGATLHVIGEGTRDGVGAVLGRAVVLATGGIGQVFQSSTNPVQATGDGLAAALRAGAAVADVEFVQFHPTVLWLGSGVKGQLPLVSEAVRGEGAMLLDTDGVRFMPDVHPLAELAPRDVVAHAIVRRMAETGSDHVLLDARHLGADFLRGRFPTIHDRLLAEGIDLTTGLVPVAPAQHYHSGGVVTDLQGRADVDGLYAAGEVACTGVHGANRLASNSLLEGLVFAHRAAEQIAARVGAGDLPQREPVERPGDPSLVAGAARSRIQRIAQRGPGVIRTGEGLAAAVAALAAVPTHADVTPGVVAAPQTAEWETTNLHTVASVLTLAALERTESRGGHYRQDHPDQEPAWLRRVAVRLDPDGCLDVAAGPLLADPDASPVFV
- a CDS encoding DUF5701 family protein, whose protein sequence is MDSSSTSTTTTTDAAAATATTAARAEFDRQAATLLAAARETAGAATHERLRELVARLRPLAAAQPWEGVDPASGRVPFLLVASRELLPVDVMMRRATLAGRSRPGFVDRSFEPGSLRTFVPPPGTVVPDAQAYLLLDVERGEEFCGVVPSTAMDVVAQRGRTLLTIEEGVGLLTHHPGVLVKNRCFSLGGSRCGDRRVPALWISQGAPKLGWCWEGNPHTWLGLASAGSRVAA
- a CDS encoding rhodanese-like domain-containing protein, which encodes MREIDVTTLQQALADDAEATVVDVREVHEFESGHVPGAVNVPLSEFVERAGEVTSLEGEVYVICESGGRSGQVAAWLGQQGHDVVNVAGGTGAWRAAGRPVE
- the nadC gene encoding carboxylating nicotinate-nucleotide diphosphorylase gives rise to the protein MPHPPTPGPAAPTPTVPGLAALVGVALDEDLGPAPGRDVTTQATVPADALGTAHLAARADGVVAGLAAVDEVLGQVAERLGLPVPDARLRVADGARVRAGDVLADVTGPVQVLLVAERTLLNVVSRASGVATHTRRWADALAGTGATVLDTRKTTPGLRALEKHAVRAGGGANKRMGLYDVAMVKDNHVVAAGSIAAAVAAVRDRFGDVEVQVEADTLAQAMEALDAGARFLLLDNMPTPVLADVVAAVRAREAETGYVALEATGNLTLDRAAEVAATGVDHLSVGGLTHSSPILDVALDLVGSVGDLPG
- the lysS gene encoding lysine--tRNA ligase, encoding MTSPADPTPAPAPAAAEPVLDDLPEQLKVRREKRERLIAEGGEAYPVGVPVTATIAQVRAAHGDLAAGEETDVEVGVAARVVYLRTTGKLCFATLQDGEGNRLQAMLSQAVVGEESLARFKSDVDLGDHLFVHGRVISSRRGELSVFADDWRVAAKALRPLPVLHKDLSEEARVRRRYVDLIVRPQARDMVRMRAAVLRSLRDNFHRRGYLEVETPMLQVVQGGASARPFTTHMNAFDLDLVLRIAPELFLKRAVVGGVERVFEINRSFRNEGADATHSPEFATLEAYEAYGDYDTMAELTRDLVQTAAQDALGTTTVTLADGTEYDLGGEWTALSLYGSLSHALGEEISPQTPDVDLLRLVERFDLQIDRARMTHGKLVEELWEHHVGDHLVAPTFVRDFPVDTSPLTRDHRTVPGVVEKWDLYIRGIETATAYSELVDPVIQRRRFEAQARLAAAGDDEAMRLDEDFLEAMEFGMPPAGGMGMGIDRLLMALTGLNIRETILFPLVKPLA
- a CDS encoding Lsr2 family protein codes for the protein MAQKVQVVLVDDLDGGTAEETVSFALDGVSYEIDLSAANAAELRESFARWVGHGRRVGGRSRGGARRASGGSGRAASGQSQEIREWARANGFTVNERGRIPAEVKAAYDAR
- the xylB gene encoding xylulokinase, producing MALVAGVDSSTQSCKVVIRDAETGALVRTGRASHPDGTEVDPRHWWDALQTALAAAGGLDDVAALSVGGQQHGMVALDADGEVVRDALLWNDTRSAQAALDLIAELGASPAEDTPSNGGERAWAEAIGSVPVASFTVTKLRWLRDAEPENAARVAAVALPHDWLTWRLAGHGPGTGGLDALTTDRSDASGTGYWSPITDDYRRDLLMLALGHDAVLPRVVGPAEVAATVARGGGAPLLLGPGAGDNAAAALGLGMGPGDVAISIGTSGVVSAISGAPTADASGLVTGFADATGAFLPLACTLNASRVLDAAARMLGVDHAGLSALALSAPAGADGLVLVPYLEGERTPNRPDATGALHGMRLANTTPAHLARAAVEGMLCALADGLDALRAQGVPVQRVQLIGGGAQSEAVRRIAPAVLGLDVTVPQPGEYVADGAARQAAWVLATAQGGTGVPAPAWAGAPSEVHTAPATPHVREQYAAVRELTARRP